A portion of the Parambassis ranga chromosome 22, fParRan2.1, whole genome shotgun sequence genome contains these proteins:
- the LOC114428076 gene encoding tripartite motif-containing protein 16-like → MNHNSVCLEREAFCCSICLDLLKDPVTIPCGHSYCMNCIQSHWNREDERRIHSCPQCRKTFTPRPVLVKNTMLAHLVEQLKKAGLQAAPADHCYAGPEDVACDVCTGRKLKAFKSCMQCLASYCKKHLQLHYDVPRLKKHKLVEPSKNLQDNICSHHNEVMKMFCRIDQQSVCYLCSVDGHKGHDIVSAAAERTERQRELQESLQQILQRVQDREGDVKLLQQQVEAISRSADKTVEDSEKIFTELIRLIQKISSDVKQQVRSQQEAEVSRVAERQEELEQEITELKRKAAELEQLSQTEDHNHFLHNYRSLSALSESTHSSSINIRPLRYFEDVTAAVSELRDKLQDTLRQMWTNISLSEVDVLLSEPQTRAGFLQYSCELTLDPNTAYRHLELSEGNRKVTLVTQQQPYSDHPDRFSKRAQVLSRESLTGRCYWEVEWSGGVYVAVAYKSISRAGSGIECGFGYNDKSWALDCHQNRYRFYHNSIDTEVSGPPSSRVGVYLDHRAGILSFYSVSETMTLLHRVQTTFTEPLYAGLWISLFSSGELCSVE, encoded by the coding sequence ATGAACCACAACAGTGTTTGTCTGGAGCGGGAAGctttctgctgctccatctgtctggatctACTGAAGGATCCGGTGACGAttccctgtggacacagctactgcatGAACTGTATTCAAAGCCACTGGAACAGAGAGGACGAGAGAAGaatccacagctgccctcagtgcaggaagactttcacaccgaggcctgtcctggtgaaAAACACCATGTTAGCACATTTagtggagcagctgaagaaggctggactccaagctgctcccgctgatcactgctatgctggacctgaagatgtggcctgtgatgtctGCACTGGAAGAAAACTGAAAGCCTTCAAATCCTGCATGCAGTGTTTGGCTTCATACTGTaagaaacacctgcagcttcatTATGATGTGCCTCGActgaagaaacacaagctggtgGAGCCCTCCAAGAACCTCCAGGACAACATCTGCTCTCATCATaatgaggtgatgaagatgttctGCCGCATtgatcagcagtctgtctgttatctctgctctgtggatggACATAAAGGCCACGACAtagtctcagctgcagcagagaggactgagaggcagagagagctccAGGAGAGTCTCCAACAAATCCTGCAGAGagtccaggacagagagggagatgtgaagctgctccaacagcaggtggaggccatcagtcgctctgctgataaaacagtggaggacagtgagaAAATCTTCACTGAGCTGATCCGTCTGATCCAGAAAATTagctctgatgtgaagcagcaggtcagatcccagcaggaagctgaagtgAGTCGAGTCGCAGAgcgtcaggaggagctggagcaggagatcactgagctgaagaggaaagctgctgagctggagcagctctcaCAGACAGAGGACCACAACCACTTTCTACACAACTACCgctcactgtcagcactcagtgagtccacacactcatccagcatcaacatccgtcctctgaggtactttgaggatgtgacagcagctgtgtcagagctcagagacaaactacaggacactcTGAGACAGATGTGGACAAACATCTCACTGAGTGAGGTGGATGTTTTACTGTCAGAGCCACAGACCAGAGCTGGATTCTTACAGTATTCATGTGAACTCAcactggatccaaacacagcataCAGACATCTGGAACTATCAGAGGGGAACAGAAAAGTAACACTTGTGACACAACAACAGCCTTattctgatcatccagacagattctCTAAGCGGGCTCAGGTCCTGAGCAGAGAGAGTCTGACTGGACgttgttactgggaggtggagtggagtggaggaGTTTATGTAGCAGTTGCATACAAAAGTATCAGCAGAGCAGGGAGCGGGATTGAATGTGGATTTGGATACAATGACAAATCTTGGGCATTAGATTGTCACCAAAACAGGTACAGGTTTTATCACAACAGCATTGACACTGAGGTCTCAGGTCCTCCTTCCTCCAGAGTAGGAGTGTACctggatcacagagcaggtattctgtccttctacagcgtctctgaaaccatgactctcctccacagagtccagaccacATTCACTGAGCCGCTCTATGCTGGACTCTGGATCAGCCTTTTCTCCTCAGGTGAGTTGTGCAGTGTGGAGTAG
- the LOC114427839 gene encoding interferon-inducible GTPase 5-like yields MDADLDPEIKEVLQNSDQILAVEMIKKLLDKQNNTPVNIAVTGESGSGKSSFVNAFRGLDNRDEGAAPTGCVETTREVTEYPHPNYPNVTLWDLPGVGTTKFPADKYLEHVGLEKFDFFIIVSATRFRENDVKLAQEIQKMGKRFYFVRSKIDSDLQNEERRKTNFNREKTLTDIKEDCIKGLQDAGFESPQVFLVSSFELHEYDFSLLQETFETELPEHKRNALLMTTPITSLEIIAKKKKAFKSQIKYWAAASAAGAAVSVPGLSIAVDVSILIAAVTQYGFGLDVPTMKRLAARTGVSYDDLLAVIVSPLAAAEVTSALVLRVMSSLAVHLQLCFLKIGHVCRTLESLTDCSKKFFTFKIHATALFSWSQEEKCCTSCSIGSVLLMSA; encoded by the exons ATGGATGCTGACCTTGATCCTGAAATTAAAGAAGTACTCCAGAACAGTGATCAAATCCTGGCTGTTGAAATGATTAAGAAGCTTTTGGACAAGCAGAACAACACACCTGTCAACATTGCTGTCACTGGAGAGTCTGGCTCTGGTAAATCCAGTTTTGTTAATGCCTTCAGGGGCCTAGACAACAGAGATGAGGGAGCTGCACCCACTGGTTGTGTAGAAACCACCAGAGAAGTTACAGAATACCCCCATCCAAACTATCCTAATGTGACCTTATGGGATCTCCCTGGTGTCGGCACCACCAAGTTTCCAGCTGACAAGTATCTGGAGCATGTTGGACTGGAGAAGTTTGACTTCTTCATCATCGTCTCAGCCACTCGCTTCAGAGAAAATGACGTCAAACTTGCTCAGGAGATTCAGAAGATGGGGAAGAGGTTCTACTTTGTCCGCTCAAAGATCGACAGTGATTTACAAAATGAAGAAAGGA gaaa GACCAACTTCAACAGAGAGAAGACTCTGACAGACATCAAGGAGGACTGCATTAAAG GTCTTCAAGATGCAGGTTTTGAGTCTCCACAGGTCTTCCTGGTGTCCAGCTTTGAGCTCCATGAGTATGACTTCTCTCTGCTACAGGAGACATTCGAGACAGAACTTCCTGAACACAAGAGGAACGCTCTGCTGATGACCACACCCATCACCAGCCTGGAGATCattgctaaaaagaaaaaagcttttAAGTCTCAAATTAAATACTGGGCTGCTGCAtctgcagctggagcagctgtTTCTGTTCCTGGTCTTTCTATTGCTGTTGATGTAAGCATACTgattgctgctgtcacacagtatGGGTTTGGCCTTGATGTTCCAACAATGAAGAGGCTTGCTGCCAGAACAGGTGTGTCATATGATGATCTGCTTGCTGTCATTGTTTCAccactggctgcagcagaaGTCACCTCTGCACTTGTCCTCAGAGTGATGAGCTCACTAGCTG TTCATCTCCAGCTCTGCTTCCTGAAGATCGGCCACG TCTGCAGGACCTTGGAGTCTTTGACTGACTGCAGCAAGAAGTTCTTTACCTTCAAGATCCACGCCACTGCCCTCTTCAGCTGGTCCCAGGAGGAGAAGTGCTGCACCAGCTGCTCCATCGGCTCAGTCCTGCTCATG AGCGCCTAA